AATTTCTGCAACTACACGGCGTGCATTCTCCAAACCGCGAGTAAGATTCGCAGGGGTATCAACAGCAACTAGCTGCCCATCACTAATGATCACCACCCGCTGGCATAGCATCCCAACTTCCGGAAGTATATGCGTACTGAGGATAACAGTCCGTTTTCCAGCAAGGTTTTTTATAAGCCCGCGTATTTCGATTATCTGTTTAGGATCAAGCCCGATCGTTGGTTCGTCAAGTATCAAAACTTCAGGATCACTCACCAAACTCTGAGCTAATCCTACTCTTTGGCGATACCCTTTTGACAACTTTCCTACTATCCGCCCAGCCATTTTCTCAAGCCCGCAGTCAGATAGTACTGCCGCAATACGCTGTTTGCGTTCACGATACGGCATACCTTTGATTTCACCAACAAAATCGAGGTACTCTGTTACTTTCATATCATGGTATAACGGCGCATTCTCCGGGAGGTACCCCAACCGTTTTCGGGCCTCCAGCGAATTTTCCGAAACATCAAACCCCGCAACTTTCGCTGTCCCGCTGGTTGGCGGGAAGAAACCTGTGAGGATCCGCATAGTCGTAGTCTTCCCCGCGCCGTTAGGCCCGAGAAATCCTAGGATCTCACCTTTCTCCACGGTAAAAGATATGTCTTTCACCGCGTGAAAACTGCCGTAGTATTTAACTAAATTTTTTACTTCTATCATAACCAGCAACTACTTTATATTTTTTTACTAAGTAATTCAACAACTTTCTTTGCAAACCCTTTCGCGGCCTGTGGCCCGTTGGCAGTTACTATCCTTCCATCAGTCACTACATCAGCAGAAATATACCGCGCATGATTCTTTTTCAACACAGCAATCCCCGACTGAAAAACTGTTGCGTCTTTATTCTCCAATACACCTGCGTTTGCGAGGATCACCGGTGCTATACAAATCGCTCCCAATACCTGTCCTGCCTGTAATGTTTGATGCACAAGGTTATGAATCGTTGCATCATTGAAGTACACACCCGCACCGCCACCCC
The window above is part of the Elusimicrobiota bacterium genome. Proteins encoded here:
- a CDS encoding DJ-1/PfpI family protein, which encodes MGDNILMIIAPKKFRDEEYLVPKKFFVKMGFNVVTACVMKEPANGMLGAVVTPDVLVKDVQPANYVATVFVGGGGAGVYFNDATIHNLVHQTLQAGQVLGAICIAPVILANAGVLENKDATVFQSGIAVLKKNHARYISADVVTDGRIVTANGPQAAKGFAKKVVELLSKKI
- a CDS encoding ATP-binding cassette domain-containing protein, whose product is MIEVKNLVKYYGSFHAVKDISFTVEKGEILGFLGPNGAGKTTTMRILTGFFPPTSGTAKVAGFDVSENSLEARKRLGYLPENAPLYHDMKVTEYLDFVGEIKGMPYRERKQRIAAVLSDCGLEKMAGRIVGKLSKGYRQRVGLAQSLVSDPEVLILDEPTIGLDPKQIIEIRGLIKNLAGKRTVILSTHILPEVGMLCQRVVIISDGQLVAVDTPANLTRGLENARRVVAEITGPIDSVKSAVESINGVISVKVKEQKGEDVNVYEVETVKDRDLRSDIAEKVVTAKYRLLELKPVVMSLEDIFVKLVTKESIVDEKPVTNL